The following nucleotide sequence is from Scheffersomyces stipitis CBS 6054 chromosome 4, complete sequence.
CTAACTCCGAgtacaactacaacttggACCCATTGTATTCGCAGATAGACACCGACAAAAGTCGTTACAAAGTCTATGGGACCAAAGTAGAAATTACGTTGGTCAAGAAAGCTTCTAAGAAATGGCCTACTTTAGAAGCTTCAGGAGTAGAAGTCGAAGAAGTACAGGATGCCACTGAAGAAGCCGAAGACAATGACGAAGTCAGAAAGGCAGCTTTATCATATCCTTCTTCCTCGAAAAAGGCCGTCAACTGGGCCAACTTCAAGGTcaatgaagacgaagaagaggacAAAGGAGAGAATAGCTTCTTCACCAAGCTTTACGAGGATGTTGACGACGACACGAGAAGAGCCATGATGAAGTCCTACGTCCAGCTGAACGGAACTGTTCTTACTACGAACTGGGCCGAAGCTAAAGACAAAGAATTCGAGACCAGTCCTCCTGAAGGAATGGAAGCCAAGCAATGGGGAAAGTAGTGCTAATTGAGTAGCGCAATAATACTGACTATGGTTATCTGGTATTGTAAATTTCCTACTTTTCTAGCTTATAAGCTGTCTCATTATTAGCGATGTATATAGGAGCTTGGACTTCCAGGTTCTACCAAGAGGTGAGCATGCGATTCTATAAGATGGTAAAATAATTGTGTCTATTTTCTATAATCTCACGTAGTTAACGTAATTCCTATTATTGCCGTGACTACCGTATTAGCTTCCTATCTCCAATACTTTATGTGGCTATACTACTATTCTACACTATAGATTAATAGTACGACATTGTCGCGGAACAAATGTCGTTCAAGCTGCTGACAATTGCGGATCTGATTAGTGGGGCTTCCGTGAGACTCAGTTCCACCTGTTTTTCCTCTCTTGTGATCTACACTAGAGGCATTGAAGTTGCAAAACgacattgttgatgttATCGGCATCCATACAGTTATTATCCAGACATAGAAACATTCAACAAACAATTTGTGTCACATTTCGAGGATTTTCTAGCTTAGCCCGGAAAAACGGGATATTTAAACACCAGCAATTGCGCATTAACAACTTTTCATACATTACCAGAGCCATGCACATTGAGTCTATCCCCATGAGATGGGGTACTGGCGACAACTACGCATATCTTCTAGTCGACACGCCTACAAAGCACGCGTGGTTGATTGACCCAGCTGAACCGGATGAAGTGGTGAAATATTTCGCCCAAAACGGAACGCAATTTGAGTTGAAGGCTATCGTAAATACTCACCACCACTACGACCACGCTGGAGGCAACAACGACTTCCATCGCAAGTATCCTGATTTGCCGGTGATAGCAGGAAAGGATTCTCCAGTTGTTTCGTACACGCCACTGCATCAGGAGGTCATTGATTTAGGAGACAACTTGTCGATAACTGCGCTTCACACACCATGCCACACTCAGGATTCCATCTGCTACTACGTGGAAGACACCAGCACCGGAGATCGTGCCGTATTCACAGGTGACACGCTTTTCATCTCCGGTTGCGGCCGTTTTTTTGAAGGAACTGGCGAAGAAATGGATAAAGCTTTGAATCATGTGTTGGGTTCGCTTCCAAAGAACACCCGGGTCTACCCAGGCCACGAGTACACTCGATCCAACGTCAAGTTCTCCAAGACGGTGATTGAAAATGAGGCTATAAAGAAGTTGGAGGCATTTGCTAAGGAAAACGAGTATACCACAGGAAAGTTTACTATAGGCGATGAGCTTGAGTTCAATCCGTTTATGAGGCTCGCAGATCCAGTagttcagaagaagacggGATTTGCAAAGCCAGCTGAGGTCAtgaccaagttgagagagatgaagaataGTTTCTGATGAATATATGCTAGTGATATAGATCTTAAGATACCTTTAACAGACGTTCTAATAAGGAATCATTGTAAAGAATTCATAGATCTTTGCCTTATCTTGTTAGATATCTAAGTCTTTCAAGCTGAACTAACTTCTCTCGTTTAGATACAATATCATTATAAAAGAGGCACCTTAAAAAAAGATAAATATCTATTTTTCTTTTATTGATACCTCTCTTTCACATTCATAATTCATCATTCAATATTCATATATCTCATATTCTTACAAAATCGGGCTTGCAACCATCATCCACCCACAACTCTGGCTGCCATAACTCAATAAACTCCAAGTCAAACTCAGACTTGCCCATTGCAAACTGctcatattcttcaaagatgCCACTCATACTCCAGCCCTGAAGCAATTTGCGCATCAACCCTACAAGAACACCAGTTCTATGTTTTCCCTTATTAGAATGAATCAACATGGGAAAATTTTGTTTATCtaacatcaacagaagagCAATAGTAAGTGACTCCTGCGCTTGTTGATGCTCATCGGGTCGATTGAAAGGCTCCTGTGACGCTtccatcaacaagttgtgAAACTTGATGTCTGTTGTAGTTAGCCATTCCTGGTACTGGGCCATGATTTCTGCTGTTCCATGcttgtcttttttcttttcagacttttcagacttttcagatttatccttgttcttcttatccttctttttctttttcagatCATGGCCCAAATCACCTAAGTAGATAATTGTCTTGAGCTTCAATTGTTTGAGAAACGGATAGTTGATTGGCATGGGAAATCCAGACCGATATATCTTGTCTTCCACAAGAGCAAAGTTCAATGGTGGAACATACTGTGGTTTGTGATAAAACGTCCGGAATGGAATcacatttccattttctacaTCAATATCGATGTTACCGTTAGAACTGTGAACTATATGAGGATCTTTCAACGTTTCGTTACCGAAATAGTCTTCCTTCGTTTTGGTTTCTATTCCAGATTGTCCACGCTGGAGGGGTTCATTTTCTGATGAAATCTCGTCAGAAGTCGCCACCTTCCTTGAATGATCTAGACCATCATGTAGTATTCGACTTGCTTGAGTTGAGATTGTATGACTATTGCCGTTTAGTGACAATTCTGCTGTCTTTGGCGATGACAGAGACATATTTCTTAGTCTGATTCGTGGTTTCTGTTTCGATATTCCAGACACGCGACGGATGCCTTTCAAAGAGGATTGTGACGCGGAGACAAAAGTATCGGATTCGGAGTCTACGAATAATACCAAACGCAACCTATGTATAAGTTCCTGGAGAATTAATGTCTGATTATAGAAAGGGTTGGCAGAagagagttgaagttgggaAACCTAAATTCGTTCAGTCAGAGCACGTGACAGAATGATACGGTAGCGCTACCGTTCGAAGGAATAAGAGATTGGCCACAAGAGGTCCGACCAGAGAACAGCAAGCTGGGATATGAATGAAAGAAGTCAATAAGAAACATGCTGAATGTGGAAATATTCCTTACTGCACTTCTACATGCTAAATCATGATTTCATTTAATGGGAATTACATGCCCTATTAGTACATAATAGTTTTCGATAAAACTTTTGACATATGTATTtatattcaaattcaaattcaacaactgaTCCAGAAGCAACCAACCTGGTACGTGAACTGTTCGTAACACCATATTTATCAACCATATTGCCATCTGCTGTCTTCGGTAGTGTTTTCGATATTCTCACGTGACGTATTGACGGAAGTAGCCAATCTGCAAAATGGAGTCAACCTGCAGACGTCGCAGGCAAAAAAATTCCAccaaatgaaaagaattttCAGTAGAGAAAACCGAATCGAATAGTATCCCTTTTGGAAACCGTGCTACAGGACGAATTTTCGAGCAGACAACGAGTGACAGCAAGGTCCAGCCAGTTTGAGCGAGTTAGGTGTAACATTCTCGCTAATCACAACTAAAATCTGTGTCATTTTGACCGTATTAaactgaatttttcatataattttcagattctacCATTTGAGTTCAATATAGAAACTCAGAAAATACAGCTAAAACAAGCGAAAGACAGCTAAAACTCTAACATAACAATGTCGTGGTTGTTCGGAAGTAAACCCAAGACCGAAGAACAGAGTCAGTCCGATTTGAAGCAGTCGTTGGGCTTTGATCCTGCGCAAGTTGCAGATGTGTCGCAGATTCTCCAAACTCCAGGAGTGTTGGACTCGTCCAGATTGCACCCTTTGGCCGGTTTGGATAAGGGAATCGAGTATttggacttggaagatgaaCAGTTAACCACAGTCGAAGGTGCACAGGGTATTATTCCTTCTCGAAGTTGGACTGATGACTTGTGTTACGGTACTGGTGCTGTGTACTTGCTTGGTTTAGGTCTTGGAGGAGCCTACGGTATGCAAGAGGGTATAAAGAACATTCCTCCTAACTCACCAGGAAAGTTGCAGTTAAACACAGTGTTGAACCACATGACCAAGAGAGGTCCTTATTTGGGTAACTCTGCAGGTGTTTTAGCATTGACATACAACTTGATCGATTCTTCGCTCGATGCATTGAGAGGAAAGCACGACGACTACAACACAGTCGCTGCTGGAGCTTTGGCTGGTGCCCTTTTCAGAAGCAGTGCCGGTATCAAGCCTATGGCATACTCCACGGCATTGATGGCTGGTGCGGCCTCTGCCTGGTGTGGAATCAAGCGTTTGTTACAGTGATCAGTAATGAGAAAATCATGATATGATGTTAAGCTCTTTCCGTgagataaagaaagaaagcaaagaaaGCAAGACACGGCATTCATCTTATAGAGACAACGAGTCGTACATACTCCTGGAATGTCTGGTCCCCAGACTTGTATATAATCTAATGATAATTAGTCCCGAAGAAGAGTGTAGGAAATGGAGAGGGTAGTTCTGAATGGAATAGTATGGTATAAAATATGGGATGATATATtatcgaagaagagaatttAGAGGAGTAGAATGTTGGAACTTAGCGTACAGTTGCAGAATATAGCATAATGGAGTATGATAGAGTCCGGGAAGACCACATAATATTATAGACATTGTAATCTACAACATGgtgaattgaaaagttcttTCATTAGATATTCCTAAATCTCTATCTATATCCTATACTGCTACCATAGCACTCTTTGTTTCGTTAAGTTTGCTTCTCTTGCTGCTCTCACCACCTGATTCCACAGCAATGCGCTTGTTATTTCCTACCAACCTTTGCATTACCTCCTTTCTTAGCACCATGTGAGCGGcaaattcttcaccatTCACGCAGCGTTGTTTCTGGAGATCcttgttgagaatcttGTGAATGAACTTGTCCTCCTTATCGTTCTGGATTTCGTGGACTATTTTCTCCATATCTTCGTAAGTCCTTGTCTGGGCTATTTGACGATAAAAAGGTGACCTTCCAGGGATCTGGTTCAACATCATGAACTTGCTTCCAGCAAATACATCGCCGTACGTTTTGGTGATGCCATAAAATTCGGAAATTAGCTTATCTTGAGTCAATGGCGAATCAGAAAAGACGCTTGGATTGGCCTCGGCAGCCTCGGCAATCATTCCACCTATGTCtttattgttgaaaagatCTTGCAAACTGCAAAGATCAGCCTTAGACTGAAGGTTCCCATTAATAACCACGCTGATTCCTTTCAGCTGAACTCGAGGTATTATCTCCAGTAAGTAGTGCCAGATCGGCTCCTGGCGATTCCGCATGGCTCGCTGTCTACAATGAATAGTCAAGTTCGCTATCCCAGTCTCGCATATCTGATCTACAAGACTTCTGGTAGCCTCCAAATCGTCCAACAATCGGATCTTACAACTGATAGGCTTTTGATTTGGTATGCCTACTTTTTGCACCAAGTCTCGAAGGACTGAACAGAGCAACTCCGGAGTCAGCAACAATGCAGCACCCATACCTGAGTGCGTCAGAAACAGCTTCGGACATCCGCAGTTCAAGTCGATGCCATCCACGTCTTTTATCACCTTCTCAGCAGCCTGTACAGCTAAATCCGGATCAGAAGATCCCAATTGTAAAATCAATTTTCCAGCCTCAAGCTCCGGAAAAGTTCGAAAAACCAACTTTGCTCCATGAGGAGAATCCACGACGTAGTCAACAGTTTTTATCTCTTCGTTCACAACTCGCCTCGTCTGAATAAGCTTCCTATCCACTATTTCTGGAGACCAAACGAGGTCTGCACCGTACTTAAGCGACATTATCCGATTCGGCAATTCGCCTGATCGCACCATCGGAGCAAGACACAACTTTCCGACATAATTCACCATCTTGGTCTTTATTAAGTTCATATCAACGGAAAGATACTATATGGATataaatttgaaaagttgaagactCAAATATTGTAGACACTATATACAGGACATCATTTGAAGATAGTAACGTGACCAATATGGTAGCGCGTAAGATTGCTTGTAGACGACACTCTTATCGATTTGAGCAGCTGTTTTGATGTATGGGATCAACAGAGTTCGTTATTTAGTGGCCCTCAGAATTGAAGGTCAATGGCTGAGTTTGACTAGATTCTCTAGGATGACAAATCGTCGGATATCTCCATCTCATCCGAACAGGTTCAATTTGTGCTAAAATTTGGGAAGTACAGGGCAGACAAAAATGGCCACATACGGAAAGTGCTCATCTCGCAGCAGGCTTTTACTGTCAGATTGACATGCTGGGATTCACCTTGTTTGGCTGAGCAGGTTGACAAGGCAAAGAAGTAAGCCATTAGTTCCAGACGAGATGAGCTGGCCTGCATACTAAAAATAAATTTATACAGGTACTGCAGACAGTTTCTAGTGAAGGAAATCTTTTTCCATAGTGATTCTGATTCAATAATGGGCACACAGAAAACTGACCGTAGGGATTCGAAGTGGAAATCTGTGATGGAATGTGATCAGGTAGAAAGTCATGGAGTCAGCCAAATGTCGTCTTTTTTGTGAGCAGATCTTGAGAAAATTGGGAGTGTGGAGAAGAGAGTCACGATTCAAAGCCCGTTCAGTGATGCAGAAAAGTTCTCGCTTGACATTTAACGGTCACGAATCTTAAGGTAGGCAACCACCGAATATCGGAGGTAGAGGAAGCTACGGATTTCTGGCAGTAGCGACATTTTGTAGTTTTGCAAATAATACTATATGTATGTCTGCTTCATGTAGACAATTACGGTCTTCGTTATTGTTCTGGCTGATCTGTATAATCAGTTCAGAATTTGATCGGACCGACTTTTTTTACTGCTTCCACTGCTACCAATTGTGACAGCAAAAAACAAGCAATGGCATTTCTTAAAAGACGATGGCTCTGATCCCACCCAGGGTGCCCACCTGCCTTGTCattgactttgaaaacCTTTGGGTGTGATTTGGATACGGTGTGGGGCTCTTTGAAAAAGCTTGTGTGTACCGTCTGGGGTAGCCAATTGTTGCTCAGGTGAAGTAATCACATTTGGTGTCTGAGTCTCGCGATCgcaaaaagaaagcaaCTGCATAACGTACACGGCGATTGTGTCCAAGAATTCTATTTAGTGAAATTGCGAATAAATTGACAGACATTAAAAGATACGACATTGCTAATCACAGATAGCCCCGCAAAAGAGTCTGAAACAAATTGACTTTAACAGATGCGAGTGACATATACTAGGAGACGATGCCCATAAAGTAGCCCTATTTTCTTTGGCAAAAATGAAACATTGTAAGAGAAACAGATCAGAAAAGTGAAACAAAATTAAAAAATAAGAGCCTGAAATTATAATATTTTTTTCCGGAGTGGTAGCGTAGTACCGGAGCCAACGATTGCAGAAAATCTGGTGTTCGcgacatttttcaaatgcAACCAGTATAAGAAATATGTGACCAAATTTACCGCCACTTTTGCAGAGCGTGGTAAACGTCAGTCCACGCGGTTCGGATAACTGGCATTGTCAGAGAACACTCTGGAAGGGGCATCTAAAGGTCGAGATCACCAATTGTGCCCAAAGGCGGCTTGACAGGGAGTCAATGTCCGACATGTGTGACAGCAATAGAATCCGGGAAGGGATTCGTCAAGTACAGTAGGTAATCTGGTATGGCGAGATTTCGTTCCATGTCTCGCTGGAACCGTTATCTGCGTTATCTAGGATTGTGGGGACGATACACTGTCTGCAGGAATTAGACAATCATCTCAGACATTAAAGATTGGCACAAGACCGAAGTCTTGAGTGTCACAGGCGTAAATTTCACAGGCAGCTGCATTTTTGGGGATGTGTGAATTCACAAGATTGGAGACACGGAATGATAGCTGAGTAAGGGCAGGTAGTTGGTATCCAAAGTTGCTGAATTGGGCAGACTGGTTGGCGACATTCCCTGAAATGAGGACGAGAGCTGCGGCTTTGGTGCTGGTGCTAATCTGACTTTGCTATTACTGCATGCATGTATGTGCAGTCGTGTTGCAGAAAAAAGACGTTCTGCGCAGACGAGACCCTACTATCGAACAGTAGGCAGCAGACACAAGAGCGATCAGACAGCGAGACAGGAGAATCACCCAGTCACTCTGGAAGCGACAGCACAGTGGTCCCAGATCTGGCAGAGAGTCACAGAAGTGCCACAGCCAGACATTGGTCAGCAGCGAGACCAACAGAGACGGACCAACAGACACAGGGCGGCAGTCTCGTTCCTTCAGGCTCGCGGAAAGGCAGGtggaaacaagaagataaagGAAAGCTGTGCTCGCTCTTTGTTCAGATTCTGTCCGGCTCTGCCCTACTGTGATTGTTTCCAGCACCGAGAGATGTGCAGACATCCGACATGCATTTCGATAGCAGCAGCCAGTCACTAGGCAAGTGGGCTACTTTGGCCGTCACAGTTTCACTGTCTGGGACGCACCTCCCGTTTTCGGCGGATTTTGTCGTGCGCACACTATATGCAGGCGCGACATTTCTTTTTTATTACTGCAATCGGGTGCAAAGTTTCTTTTTCATGCTTTCTTTTTTCGTGCTGCCTAAAATTTTTCTTTTATCTACCCTTGGCTATATAAAGCGGGCAGTTTCGTTTAGTCATGTTTATCAAATCTTTATAAGCACCAGGTTTCGCAGTAGAATTTGTAATAAAAGTGTAAACAactttatcttctttttttctaTAAATTACCAAAAGCTTTCCAAATAGCTGCTCAACCGTCCCAACCAGACACAATTGACTGCTAATAACCTCGAAACACAAACAAGACACTTGTGTCGTACACTACAACAGTTATCGCACTGATATCTGGCACAAGGCATTACTAATAGCAACCGTTCTATACATAACACGAACTAAGAATAGCTCGTTATCTAtagcaacaacaacagcgTACGGCCATAAATACCAACTAATAGCACAAAAGCATAGAATAGCCAAAGTACTCTACGCATAGAATTACGACGATAATACCATACTCGCACCATGTCGTTGTTATACCACCCTCTCTCCAGATCTGTCAACACCAGAGACTTGTCTGGCTGCTTGACTCCAAACAACCAGGCTGTAGAAGagttcaagtacaagaCGTCGGAGCTCGTGACCTCCGCAGCCAAGCCCTCGGTCACATCCAACATCCTCTCTCCACCGCTCTCGCCCTACCAGCGCAACAATGTCACCATCCACCCGCCATTGGTGATGGAGAAGCTGTACATGCAGACGGTGTCGCCcttcaagattgaaaacTACCAGGACTACAAGCTCACCATCGATGCCTGGGCCGAATTGGGCCCTGCCTATAAGAGCCACCAGTTGCACTTTCTCGACCAGTACAGCGTGATTCTGCAGGAAGAGCTGCAAAAAAAGTCTGCGTTTTTGTTGCAGCAAAGAAGAGCCACTTCGACCAAGAGAAGAGCCGCGGTCTTGGACTCCGACAACGAGTCAGATGTGTCGACTGACCGTGtaagaaccagaagagtCATCAAGACGACCAACAGAGATATGGACTTTGAGTCCGGCTCGGAGCTCGACTCGCTTGTGAACTTGACTcccaagaaaaagaagatcagaagGGACAACACTCTGTCGCCTTCGATTgctcaacaacaacagctgCTTATAGACGAGTCCATTCCCGACTTCTCTCCTGTAGCTGAAAAGACTTTACCAGCCAACAACACAAAGTGCTTGAAGATCGAATGGAAGGGTCAGCCTATGGATTTGTCCACTGACCccaacttgtccaagttgcACCCAGCCGAAGTAGTGCTTGCATCGATTTTGCGTTTGCCAGCAGCCGTATATCTTGACTCCAAGAGACGTTTGTTCTACGAAAAAGTGCAAAGATTGAAGGTTGGCAAGCAGTTCAGAAGAACTGATGCTCAGAAGGCTTGTAGAATCGACGTCAACAAGGCATCCAGACTCTTTGCTGCCTTTGAAAAGGTCGGCTGGCTAGAAGATCatcatttccaacaatatttataaacaacaacaacaacatcaactacaactatCAATTCAATAATCATTAACATTAACATTACAATCGGGACTTGGAATGGTCACTTCGGGTTTAGTTCTTTTTATCATTATTATTACTTTTTATCTTTCTTCGTGTGAATTGGTTTCAGTGATTCGTCAACTACAGAGTTGACCATATATACAATAGGAAAAATGGGTATTACGGTTATTATGTGGATAACATAGAATGGTTAtaaaaaatagaaaaatcGTCATAGACTTAGAATATACCTTCTTTTGTATTTattttgtatatatataatataCTATGTGAACAGATCCAGTAGTTTATAAGCCAATGATATCCGATACTATCTTCTACGGAAATGAATAATTACTAGAAAGAGGTAATGTTAACAACATCTGACATCTCTTGAGTAGACTTAAACAACCACTGAAGTTGGTAATAGTCGTTTATTGTTTTTCctttttccttttttgCAAAGAATGTGAATTTTGTGTATACATGTCTAATAAACAATTGGTTCAAGTAGACTAAGATGAACTGAATAATAATATATACGATAAGACACTTATTCAACGGCATCTTCCTTGTCGTTGTCCTGGTAGATGTAGAACtgcaagaagatgaaactATCTTCGAAGATGGTTCCCAAAGAACCCAACAACCAACTTAAATTAAGCAAGATATACTGGGAGTCACTACGGAAGAACAAAATCTGGCCAGCGTAAGTCAAGTTACCCAAGGtagagaacaagaagaacaacaagcTCAAGCCATGGACCGACTTCCGGCGGTGGTTCTGGATGATCTGAGGAATACGTGCTCCCAAGTAGAGCAACGCCGACATGTAGCCCATGATCTGAGGACCCAAACGGATATCGTCAGGAGGCAGAGGAGCATCGTCACCTTCGCCAGTGGAAGATCCTCCTAAGAAGAAACCCATCAAGCCGCAAGCAACCACAAAAATCAACGGCAATACGTATTTAATGAATATGCTGTGATATTCTGGTTCCAAGGCAATATCTGTCAAGGTagatgatcttcttctgagcAAAGGAGAAGATTCGTGTTCGTGATGGTGATGTTCGTGGTGAGCAGCACCTTCATGTTGGTGGTTCTCGCGATCGTGATGGTGACGTTCGCCTACAGAGCTACTGGTGCTTTTTCTTTTACCGTGGCTGTGGTGGTGTTTTGGGAAAATGTGGGTATAGTAGAAATAGGAAGCAatgatcaagaagtcagCAATACAGAACCATACGGCAAGGAAGATGACTTCAGGAAGCAAGCCCGCCCAGATTGAACccaccaagttgaacacaTCGCCCATGAACCAGATGCAAATGAAGCCAATAGCAATGCCTTCGGCAGACTTCAATCTCCATTGCTCAATAAGCTGAGGCATGAGAAGAACTATCCAGCATGCCAACGAAGTGGAGCCCATTACTCCCGAAACTTGTTTTCTCCATGGAGAAGCGTCGGCGCCTTTGCCCAATACCGTAATCGAGTCCTGTAACAACCAGGCTACTGCTGACAACGCCATTCTATGATTTTGCCGATTCTAACGGTTTTTAGCTTTATGCCTTGAGAAACAAAAAGACATTTACTTTATGTGAGTCAAAATTACATTTGAAATATTCATTTGCAtagaaaaaaattgttCGATGCGCGACTAATCTGGTAGCAATTTCCGCATCGAGATAGCGAGATCAAGCAATTCTGAAGTAAAGAGAGCTTTGCCGAGCTGAACATTTAGGATAGAAGGAAGCTCATAAATTCCTACAAATAGTGCCATTATTGGTGGTACTAACATTATCAATCAGTCTATTTTGATTAATTTCAGTTCAATTGGCGCTTTAGGCGAATTATGTtgcattttgcaatcgtaCGCACCTCATAATCTCTATGGGAACATCAGCAAATTAGATAACTTTATGGAGCTATTCACATTTTATTCTACCATTAATATCAAGCAATCTGGAATATGTCTTCCAGTCTTAGTAAATTGTGATAGTAGGAATAAATCACGTCTCTTTAGAAAACCAATGCTTGTTTACAATATTCGTAGTACATCATTTCTTAGAATACACTTTTGCTATAGTACATAATCTTACACTAAAATACACTAGTCCAGCTCCTCTTTATCGGACTCTCGACGAAGACTCTGCGATATACTCTTCAACGTCTCCACTTGCGAGAGCAGAACCTCGCTTGGCAAGAAATTCTCTCTCATCAATTGACTCCCATCGATGCCTGCACCACCATCGTCCAGGATTCTGAACGAAGCTTCTGTGACTTTTCTATGCTCTCCATCTTGGTCTACATCCATAGCATCGTCTTGGCCCTTATCTTGCTGCTGTAATATCTCCATTGATTTGCTGTCGATATACCTGTCTCGAAGATTCGGCAAAAACTGGATCTGGTTCGAGCCGGAGagcttcaacttttctgaaAGTCTATTTGTCTGTGAAATTAAATCATCCACCTGCTGAAGCAAGAAATAGAGAGTCTCATCAATGGGAGACAACGACTTCAATGCTTCACGCGCCTTTGGCGAAAGCTGTGGTTTACTGCTGTTGGTATTGTCAGTATTACCCTCTTCCAGAATGACCTTCTGGCTTAAGAAAACCAAATTGTTTCTGAAGAGTCGCAATATCTTTATCACTTTGCGTGCTTTGATGATCTGGAGTTTCAATATCTTGCGCAATTGCGCTTCGAGCCTTATGTTATTTACTAAGGACGAGATTTTCTCGTCAAGTTCCAGTTTTCGCAAAGAAGCTTTATCTGTAAACTCAATGCCTTCGTGATGCTTTAACTTAATCCAGCCGTCTTCTACAAGGTCATGTGGCAACGTAAATATGTTTCTCAACGT
It contains:
- a CDS encoding predicted protein (go_function oxidoreductase activity; FAD binding~go_process tRNA processing), yielding MVNYVGKLCLAPMVRSGELPNRIMSLKYGADLVWSPEIVDRKLIQTRRVVNEEIKTVDYVVDSPHGAKLVFRTFPELEAGKLILQLGSSDPDLAVQAAEKVIKDVDGIDLNCGCPKSFSTHSGMGAALLSTPELLCSVLRDLVQKVGIPNQKPISCKIRLLDDLEATRSLVDQICETGIANLTIHCRQRAMRNRQEPIWHYLSEIIPRVQSKGISVVINGNLQSKADLCSLQDLFNNKDIGGMIAEAAEANPSVFSDSPLTQDKLISEFYGITKTYGDVFAGSKFMMLNQIPGRSPFYRQIAQTRTYEDMEKIVHEIQNDKEDKFIHKILNKDLQKQRCVNGEEFAAHMVLRKEVMQRLVGNNKRIAVESGGESSKRSKLNETKSAMVAV
- the SIW14.2 gene encoding putative tyrosine phosphatase; protein product: QYVPPLNFALVEDKIYRSGFPMPINYPFLKQLKLKTIIYLDKHGTAEIMAQYQEWLTTTDIKFHNLLMEASQEPFNRPDEHQQAQESLTIALSLMLDKQNFPMLIHSNKGKHRTGVLVGLMRKLLQGWSMSGIFEEYEQFAMGKSEFDLEFIELWQPELWVDDGCKPDFVRI
- the GLO2 gene encoding hydroxyacylglutathione hydrolase, whose protein sequence is MHIESIPMRWGTGDNYAYLLVDTPTKHAWLIDPAEPDEVVKYFAQNGTQFELKAIVNTHHHYDHAGGNNDFHRKYPDLPVIAGKDSPVVSYTPSHQEVIDLGDNLSITALHTPCHTQDSICYYVEDTSTGDRAVFTGDTLFISGCGRFFEGTGEEMDKALNHVLGSLPKNTRVYPGHEYTRSNVKFSKTVIENEAIKKLEAFAKENEYTTGKFTIGDELEFNPFMRLADPVVQKKTGFAKPAEVMTKLREMKNSF
- a CDS encoding predicted protein, which encodes SPWRKQVSGVMGSTSLACWIVLLMPQLIEQWRLKSAEGIAIGFICIWFMGDVFNLVGSIWAGLLPEVIFLAVWFCIADFLIIASYFYYTHIFPKHHHSHGKRKSTSSSVGERHHHDRENHQHEGAAHHEHHHHEHESSPLLRRRSSTLTDIALEPEYHSIFIKYVLPLIFVVACGLMGFFLGGSSTGEGDDAPSPPDDIRLGPQIMGYMSALLYLGARIPQIIQNHRRKSVHGLSLLFFLFSTLGNLTYAGQILFFRSDSQYILLNLSWLLGSLGTIFEDSFIFLQFYIYQDNDKEDAVE
- a CDS encoding predicted protein, with protein sequence MSLLYHPLSRSVNTRDLSGCLTPNNQAVEEFKYKTSELVTSAAKPSVTSNILSPPLSPYQRNNVTIHPPLVMEKSYMQTVSPFKIENYQDYKLTIDAWAELGPAYKSHQLHFLDQYSVISQEESQKKSAFLLQQRRATSTKRRAAVLDSDNESDVSTDRVRTRRVIKTTNRDMDFESGSELDSLVNLTPKKKKIRRDNTSSPSIAQQQQSLIDESIPDFSPVAEKTLPANNTKCLKIEWKGQPMDLSTDPNLSKLHPAEVVLASILRLPAAVYLDSKRRLFYEKVQRLKVGKQFRRTDAQKACRIDVNKASRLFAAFEKVGWLEDHHFQQYL
- the TIM23 gene encoding mitochondrial import inner membrane translocase subunit TIM23 (go_function protein translocase activity~go_component mitochondrial inner membrane presequence translocase complex~go_process protein transport) — protein: MSWLFGSKPKTEEQSQSDLKQSLGFDPAQVADVSQILQTPGVLDSSRLHPLAGLDKGIEYLDLEDEQLTTVEGAQGIIPSRSWTDDLCYGTGAVYLLGLGLGGAYGMQEGIKNIPPNSPGKLQLNTVLNHMTKRGPYLGNSAGVLALTYNLIDSSLDALRGKHDDYNTVAAGALAGALFRSSAGIKPMAYSTALMAGAASAWCGIKRLLQ
- a CDS encoding predicted protein (go_component chromosome, pericentric region; nucleus~go_process cell cycle; mitosis), with the protein product MADVSGSSIDFRVTSLLTEHFGFPPLALVDDVINAVNEIMYKCTSGVESYLQERKEHALKAGKDSSDVFRLVTSDEIKIGTAKLETLLESQVDRNFDKFELYTLRNIFTLPHDLVEDGWIKLKHHEGIEFTDKASLRKSELDEKISSLVNNIRLEAQLRKILKLQIIKARKVIKILRLFRNNLGNTDNTNSSKPQLSPKAREALKSLSPIDETLYFLLQQVDDLISQTNRLSEKLKLSGSNQIQFLPNLRDRYIDSKSMEILQ